CAACGATGCAAATAACCCATTTCGCTTTTAGCCGAAATAATGGTTTCACCGTCTAAAATCATCTGCGTGCGCAAAGCTCCGTGCATAGCCGGGTGCGACGGCCCCACGTTGATGGTCATTGTGGGGGTTTCAAGTTCTACATTTTGTAAAGCGTTCTGTGTCATTTTAAATCAATCCCTCTTCAACCAGCGACAAAGTCGCGTTGGGGGGAGGCTCAAATCCGGCTTTGCCGGTTTGAGGGGCGACGCAAGCCCCTACAATAAATCAGCAGGCTCCGGAATAGCCTGGCGTTTTTCTAAAGGATAATCTTTCCGTAACGGGTGTCCTTCAAACGCTTCCCACATGAGAAGCCTTTTTAAATTAGGATGTCCATCAAACTTAATTCCAAACATGTCATACGCTTCGCGTTCAAACCAATCGGCTGCTTCCCAAATATCAATCGCCGATTTCACAGTAAGATCATTTTCGGGAACTTTAACACGCACACGGATGCGCATTTTTTTAGCAAAAGAATACAGGTGATAAACCACTTCAAAACGCACTGACTGACCCAAGTAATCAACACCACAAACATCGAGCAGCATATTAAAAGGGTATTCACTGTTATCACGCAAAAATTTAAGCAGCTCGTGGCTTTTTTCTTTGGCAATAATCACCGTTGGAAATCCACCCTTCTCGTTTGAATCGAGAATAGAAGATGCAAAATTCTTTTTTAATAAATCAATGACTGACATAATTTTAATCTAAACTCTTCCGCGGATCGATCTTATCCATAATTTTGATGACCGCATTCATAATTTGTTCAGGGCGGGGAGGACAACCCGGCACATACACATCCACCGGGATAATTTCATCAATTCCCTGCATCACACTATAATTATTGTAAAACCCGCCCGAGGCCGCACAAGCACCCACAGCAATCACCCATTTAGGGTCACACATTTGTTCGTAAATTCTTTTTAAAACTGGAGCCTGTTTGTAGTTGATGGTGCCCATTACGAGAAGTAAATCGGATTGACGGGGAGAAAAGCGCACCACTTCGGCACCAAAGCGCGAGATATCGTGCATACTGGCAACCGTACCCATAAATTCAATGGCACA
This genomic window from bacterium contains:
- a CDS encoding NADH-quinone oxidoreductase subunit C; protein product: MSVIDLLKKNFASSILDSNEKGGFPTVIIAKEKSHELLKFLRDNSEYPFNMLLDVCGVDYLGQSVRFEVVYHLYSFAKKMRIRVRVKVPENDLTVKSAIDIWEAADWFEREAYDMFGIKFDGHPNLKRLLMWEAFEGHPLRKDYPLEKRQAIPEPADLL
- the nuoB gene encoding NADH-quinone oxidoreductase subunit NuoB; the encoded protein is MRFFEDNVITTKLEDLVNWGRKYALWPMPYGTACCAIEFMGTVASMHDISRFGAEVVRFSPRQSDLLLVMGTINYKQAPVLKRIYEQMCDPKWVIAVGACAASGGFYNNYSVMQGIDEIIPVDVYVPGCPPRPEQIMNAVIKIMDKIDPRKSLD